A stretch of DNA from Kangiella sediminilitoris:
AATGCCGATAATTTAATAATAGATTGTAACCATAAAGATTTAGCCGTCATACTCATTACCAATTTTTCTCAACCTGTTGTTTATGCCCACGTCGTTGATACTCACGATACATCTTACGTCTCAGTAAGCCGCCTGGATCATCGGATAGTTGCCTAAGCCACTGTTCCATCTCTTGATCTTTTTCTTCTTCTTCAAACTGATCCCTAAGTTCTTGCTCAGTTAGTTCCGGCTTTTGTTGCTGTTGTTGTTCCTTCTCAGACTGTTGCTGTTGGCGTGGATCCTGTTCCTGTTGATCTGACTCTTGTTGAGAGTTTTCTTGCTGTGAATCTTGCTGATCTTGCTTTTGCTCTTCAGATTCCCCTTGTTCGTTTTGATTTTGTTGCTTCTCCTTGTCCTGTTCTTGCTTCAGGCTTTCAACTATATCCTTATTATATTGTGCGTCCTGATGGTCTGGTTCTAGTTTGAGGGCTTCATTGTAGGACTCGATAGCTTTATCCAGCTGCCCATTTAGAGCCAGAGCGTTTCCCTGATTGTACAAATCATCTGCTGTTTGCTGACCTTCTGGGATATTCTCCAAAATGTCACTGGATGAATCATAACTACCCATTCTATAGGCTGATAATGCCTTCCACCTTGGATCTTGAAATGTGTTATAGGCTTCTGAGTAATCTTCTTCATCTATTAACTTTCTACCGCGCTGATCTTCGTTGAGGAAAAAATCCTCAAGAGGGTTTGCCTGAGCTGGTTGCATCAAAATTGAACAAAAACTAAATACACATAAACTTCCGAGTAACGCTCTATGTCTGAAACTATAGAGTACCAGGGGAAGTAGAGGAAGAATTAGCCAGTAGCCCAGGTCAAACCAATCATCAGCAAACTTATTATCTTTTTCAGAGTTCTTTGTGGAAGTGTTGTCAGTAGCACTGATAAATAATTTAACGTCACTATCATCAACTGTAACGGGAGTTAATATGGCATTATTTGCTTTAGCAAACGTTGAAAGACGGTCATAGTTAAGTTTTGGAATAACGATGTTGCCACGATTATCCCTTAAGAATCCCTGCTCTTCAGTCAGTTGAATGGGGGCACCATCTTCTGTACCAATTGCAAGAATACTCAACTGATAAGGAGTGCCATCAAGTTGATCACTGATGGATTTAAGGCTATCTGGATCTGCTCCATCGGTAAACCAGATAATATTACCTTGAGCAAGTCCTGTATTATCCAGAAGCTCGATGGCTTTTTTAAAACCAAGCTCGGGTCGACTGCCAAGAAGGGGCATAATTTTGGTAGATAATGCGTCGAGCAAATTTTCTATGGTATCTTTATCACTTGTCAAAGGGCTTAATATAAAACCATCACCAGCATAAACTACTAAGCCTGTTAACCCTTCATTATGCAGTTTCAGATAATCCTTTATTTTGAACTTCGCACGCTCTAGCCGAGAAGGCTTAATATCGTCGCTATCCATCGATAATGATAAGTCCAGCAAGATAACCTGTGTGCTGTTACTTGAGAAAACTGGTTGTGGTGTTTTTTTCCATGTAGGCCCAGCCAAGGAAAGGCAGGTTATTACCCAGAAAGTAAGTAGCATGCTGGGAAGGTATTTAATCCCTTTGCTTTTACTTGAATGAGGCATCAGCCAGCTTAACAAGTGTTGATCAATGAGGGCGCTCCAGCCATCCTGCGTAGCCGGTTGTTTTTTGTAGAGCCAATATAAAATAATTGCTGGGAGAATTAATAATAATGCCCAGGGCCTTATTAAGTGAAACAAGCTAAAATCAGGCACTTTCAGCCTCCTGATCAGTTTGGTTTACCATTAATCTATTTCTTAACAGTTTGTAAGCGACTTTTAAAAAGCTAAGAAGTAATGCTGCCAGAAGAGGAATAAAAAATAGAGCTTTACTAGGGCGGTACCGTTGATCGATATCTTCTACGGGTTCCAACTGATCAAGCTTTGCATAAATCTGTTCAAGCTCTTGCGTATTCTTTGCCCTGAAATATTGTCCTCCAGTTTTTTCTGCAATCGCAGTTAATGTTTTTTCATCCAGCTCTTTCGAAGGGTTGATGGTGCGATTGCCAAAGAAGCTGTTACGCACTACCATTTTGTCATCACCTATGCCTATGGTATAGATGGTAACACCTGCGTGCTCGGCTAATTCAGCAGCCTGAATCGGATTAAGAATTCCAGTGTTATTTTGTCCATCGGTAAGCAAAATCATGACCCGTGTTTCAGCGTCACGATCTTTCAGTCTCTTCACTGCAAGACCAATACTGTCACCAATCGCGGTTCGGGAAGATCCCGCTAAACCAATTTCACTTTCATCCAGCATTGTTTGAACAGTTTTTAAATCAAAAGTCAGGGGCGTTTGTAAATAGGCTTGCTCCCCGAATAGGATTAGCCCTAATCTGTCACCTTGACGACGTTTGATAAAGTCCTTCATTAAAGCCTTAACGGCGACAAGTCTATTAACCGGCACCGTTTCAAGCACCATATCTTCTCTTTCCATTGAGCCAGAAATATCAATGCTGACCATCAGATCGCGACCACTGCTTGGTAACGCTACAGAATCTCCCACCCAGGTTGGCCTTGCTACAGCAAGAAGTAGTAAAAACCATAGTATAAAGTTATACCATGGAAACTGACTTTTCACTTTTTTGCCTTGCTGATTCTGAACTTTCCAGTACAGGAACAAAGGCGCTTTCAAGGCTTGCCGGCGCTGTTTTTTTTGTTCAGCCCACCATACCAATAAGGGTAATGGTAATAGTAGAAGTAACCAGGGCCACTGGAACTCAAACATGCTGGGACTCCTCACTCTCGCGCGGCCAGCTCTTTGACTGTTCTGGAAGCTGTGCAGCCCAGTCAATAACTTCAGATATAAGCTGATGTCGATCGAGTACTTCTGTCTCTTCAGCAGGTTTGAAGGGAAGATCTCCAAAAGCCTGAAGACTTTTAGAGCTGAGGCTATTGTTGTTAGTGGCTTTTAATAAGTCTACCCACTCATTCTGAGACAGCTGAGTGACAGACTGTCGGGGTAGGTAGCAGAGGCTGAGCCTACGCATAATATGTTGTGTCTGAGCTAACCAGCGCGATTCATGGCTATTTTTTAAGTCACTCAACTCTGCAATAGCATAGTGAGAAAAACGGTAGTGGTGTTTTTTTACAAAGTATTTAGCTATGAGTAGAGCGGCAACTAATATGAACAGTGCAATAATTACCCACCAGCCAGGCGCCAGTGGCCACCAGTCTATATTAGTAGGGCTATGGATATCCCTTAACTGTTCAAGCAACTGTTTTTGTTGAGGTGTTGGTGTGTTAGTAGCAGTTGTCATAGTTCACGCTGTATTTTTTATACTGGCTGCAGTACTTATACTGGGGTCCAGAGCAAGTTCCGTCATAGTATCTGCGGTACTGCATACGGCGAAGGAAGACTGTGATTGAGTAAAGCACTGATTGACCTGGAACACTTTTTGTTTAAAAGACTGCTGATGCCTATGCATGTCTTTACTATTGCTTGCATCAATGTGTACGTGTTGCAATCCATCCGTTAGGGTATATTGACCAGGAACAGGAATGCTGGATTCCAACGGATCATAGACCATCACTCCATATATATCATTGTGTTGTGCCAGATATGTCAGGTGCTGCCTACACTCTTCATTTAGATTCATAAAGTCACTGAAAATATAGATCAGGCTGCCGCCTTTCACTAGATGTCTCAAGCGTAAGAGGGTATCGCTTAATGCATTTTGATTTATCCGGTATGAGTCAGAACCGGAGTAGACATCATGAAGTCGTTGGTTGTGCAACTCCAGAAGGTGCTGTAAAAGTCTGAGACCATTTTGACGTCGGTTGGATGGCTTGAGCTCAATATGCTTTTCGGCTGTGCTGAAAAGCCCGGCTACTCGATTGCCGCTATTAAATGCAGCCCAAAAAGCGCGCGCAGCCTGAAGGCACGCTAAAGTTGATTTGAACCTGTTTTTAGAACCGAAAAACATGGTGTCCTGTAAGTCAGTGACGATATATACAGGACGCTCACGCTCCTCCTGAAATATTTTGGTATGAACTTTTCCTGTGCGTGCCGTAACGCGCCAGTCTATTGTTCGGATATCATCACCGGGCTGATACTGCCTGACCTCGGAAAATTCCATTCCGCGCCCTTTAAATGGTGACAAATGTCCACCAACAAGATGAGCACGAGTTTTTTTGTGAGGCAGGGGGATTGACTCCTTTGCCCAGTACTGACAAGCGATCAGTTGCTCCAGTGTCAGCTCGATACTGTGCTGTCTTGCCTGTTTCGCTGTAACGTTATATTCAGTCATTGATTGAGCTATGTTTGTCTATGGAGTAGCAACTTTGTCTATCAATTTAGAAATAATGTCGTTGGAAGTGACGCCTTCTGCTTCAGCCTGATAACTCAGGATAATACGATGCCTTAAAATACCCGGTAGCATTTCTTGAACATCACCTGGCGTAACATAGTCTCTGTTATCCAACCAGGCATTAGCTCTTGCACAACGATCCAGCGCTATGGTTGCCCTGGGACTTGCACCAAACTCAATATACTGAGCCAATTCAGGACTGTATTGCTCAGGCTCTCGTGTGGCGATGATTAATTGGATCAAATATTCCTCGACCTCGGGAGCCATATGTACAGCGAGCACTTCTTTACGAGCTTCAAATAATTCTTGCTGGCTGATTTCCAAAGGTTTGGCTGTGTCCCCTGATAACGCTTCCTGGCGGTTTATGGCCAGGATTTGAGCTTCAGCCTCATGACTTGGATAGCCAACCTCAACATGCATTAAAAAACGGTCAAGCTGTGCTTCGGGGAGTGGGTAGGTTCCTTCCTGTTCTATGGGGTTTTGTGTCGCCATAACCAGGAAAAAGTCAGGCAATGGAAAACTATCTCGGCCAACGGTAATTTGTCGTTCAGCCATCGCTTCCAGTAAAGCTGACTGAACCTTGGCTGGTGCTCGGTTAATCTCATCCGCCAGAATCAAGTTATGGAATAGCGGACCTTTTTGAAAATGGAAGCTAGCATCCTGAGGACGATAAATTTCTGTTCCAGTTAAATCTGCAGGTAAAAGGTCAGGTGTAAACTGTACCCTGTGGAAGGTTCCTTCCATCGCTGTAGACAGCTCTTTAATAGCTCTTGTCTTGGCAAGACCGGGAGCTCCTTCAACAATAATATGCCCGTCTGCCAGCAAGGCAAT
This window harbors:
- a CDS encoding VWA domain-containing protein, whose protein sequence is MPDFSLFHLIRPWALLLILPAIILYWLYKKQPATQDGWSALIDQHLLSWLMPHSSKSKGIKYLPSMLLTFWVITCLSLAGPTWKKTPQPVFSSNSTQVILLDLSLSMDSDDIKPSRLERAKFKIKDYLKLHNEGLTGLVVYAGDGFILSPLTSDKDTIENLLDALSTKIMPLLGSRPELGFKKAIELLDNTGLAQGNIIWFTDGADPDSLKSISDQLDGTPYQLSILAIGTEDGAPIQLTEEQGFLRDNRGNIVIPKLNYDRLSTFAKANNAILTPVTVDDSDVKLFISATDNTSTKNSEKDNKFADDWFDLGYWLILPLLPLVLYSFRHRALLGSLCVFSFCSILMQPAQANPLEDFFLNEDQRGRKLIDEEDYSEAYNTFQDPRWKALSAYRMGSYDSSSDILENIPEGQQTADDLYNQGNALALNGQLDKAIESYNEALKLEPDHQDAQYNKDIVESLKQEQDKEKQQNQNEQGESEEQKQDQQDSQQENSQQESDQQEQDPRQQQQSEKEQQQQQKPELTEQELRDQFEEEEKDQEMEQWLRQLSDDPGGLLRRKMYREYQRRGHKQQVEKNW
- a CDS encoding vWA domain-containing protein, whose product is MFEFQWPWLLLLLPLPLLVWWAEQKKQRRQALKAPLFLYWKVQNQQGKKVKSQFPWYNFILWFLLLLAVARPTWVGDSVALPSSGRDLMVSIDISGSMEREDMVLETVPVNRLVAVKALMKDFIKRRQGDRLGLILFGEQAYLQTPLTFDLKTVQTMLDESEIGLAGSSRTAIGDSIGLAVKRLKDRDAETRVMILLTDGQNNTGILNPIQAAELAEHAGVTIYTIGIGDDKMVVRNSFFGNRTINPSKELDEKTLTAIAEKTGGQYFRAKNTQELEQIYAKLDQLEPVEDIDQRYRPSKALFFIPLLAALLLSFLKVAYKLLRNRLMVNQTDQEAESA
- a CDS encoding DUF4381 domain-containing protein, which gives rise to MTTATNTPTPQQKQLLEQLRDIHSPTNIDWWPLAPGWWVIIALFILVAALLIAKYFVKKHHYRFSHYAIAELSDLKNSHESRWLAQTQHIMRRLSLCYLPRQSVTQLSQNEWVDLLKATNNNSLSSKSLQAFGDLPFKPAEETEVLDRHQLISEVIDWAAQLPEQSKSWPRESEESQHV
- a CDS encoding DUF58 domain-containing protein, which gives rise to MTEYNVTAKQARQHSIELTLEQLIACQYWAKESIPLPHKKTRAHLVGGHLSPFKGRGMEFSEVRQYQPGDDIRTIDWRVTARTGKVHTKIFQEERERPVYIVTDLQDTMFFGSKNRFKSTLACLQAARAFWAAFNSGNRVAGLFSTAEKHIELKPSNRRQNGLRLLQHLLELHNQRLHDVYSGSDSYRINQNALSDTLLRLRHLVKGGSLIYIFSDFMNLNEECRQHLTYLAQHNDIYGVMVYDPLESSIPVPGQYTLTDGLQHVHIDASNSKDMHRHQQSFKQKVFQVNQCFTQSQSSFAVCSTADTMTELALDPSISTAASIKNTA
- a CDS encoding AAA family ATPase; this encodes MSTKEQFIKLDKFLKSRIIGQQGLVHRMIIALLADGHIIVEGAPGLAKTRAIKELSTAMEGTFHRVQFTPDLLPADLTGTEIYRPQDASFHFQKGPLFHNLILADEINRAPAKVQSALLEAMAERQITVGRDSFPLPDFFLVMATQNPIEQEGTYPLPEAQLDRFLMHVEVGYPSHEAEAQILAINRQEALSGDTAKPLEISQQELFEARKEVLAVHMAPEVEEYLIQLIIATREPEQYSPELAQYIEFGASPRATIALDRCARANAWLDNRDYVTPGDVQEMLPGILRHRIILSYQAEAEGVTSNDIISKLIDKVATP